A genomic segment from Castor canadensis chromosome 1, mCasCan1.hap1v2, whole genome shotgun sequence encodes:
- the Ccdc88b gene encoding coiled-coil domain-containing protein 88B isoform X4 codes for MERGKGPRLRDFLSGSLATWALGLAGLVGEVEEPAETEEEEEEEGEEEGERPFCPEKRFLRLSDGALLLRVLGIVAPSSRGGSQMVRGHDGPAAWRVWNLSHLWGRLRDFYQEELQLLILSPPPDLQTLGFDPLSEEAVEELEGILRLLLGASVQCEHRELFIRHIQGLSLEVQSELATTIQEVTQPGAGVVLALAGPDPGELGTFELEMQSRSLMGTLSKLVRERDLGAQRLAELLLERERAPLPAEAPARAPGEGPSHHLALQLANTKAQLRRLRQELEEKAELLLDSQAEVQGLEAEIRRLRQEAQALSGQAKRAELYREEAEALRERVGRLPRLQEELRRCRERLQEAEACKGQLQEERVLSRALEASKALLEEQLEVARERSARLHETQRENLLLRTRLGEAHAELGSLQHQVDQLVQENVELELELRRSLEPPPPPGSPVEALLLGAAPSLQDEVREAEAGRLRTVERENQELRGLLHVLQRQLEGQCPLLEEQSKDSMLPVLDASPGTPLASDHSPQGLVYQTEGEGTQTLDLAPCASDSALKWSSSECPLASDSDQEVMEAALAAQTSDITQDSDTPEETQKSLEKTGHRASVQTSLSMTSPESPEITTEVQPVLGEETGDRKASQGTSAPEAQQGPKHKPGSSELNPQLPLEEQETLDQGLDLSKRQTEAGRHEHRLEGMVGELAPQKPQQKLEGVSDVQALEEPITGGTLASGCPEQEDLREEVMRLRREAVVLGAELEAQAQRLETRGAEVARLSEELGQVRRTEAEAHQEAEAQARELARLREAVEAAGRELEAVSREREALAEALAAAGRERRQWEREGPRLRAQAEAAEQRIQVLEMEGRGHLEEAESERREKQALGEELEKAVVRGQELGARLEHLQRELERAAQERQEFLREQESQHQRYLGLEQRLEAELQAAETSKEEALMELKTRALQLEEELLQLRRGPGGQGPEGQAEPQTMMTQSGRLIEVERSNATLVAEKAALQGQLQHLEGQLGNLQGRAQELLLQSQRAQEYSSRLQAEKSVMEIQGQELHRKLGVLEEEVRAARQAQEETRGQQQALLRDHEALAQLQRRQETELEGLLVRHRDLKANMRTLELAHRELQGRHEQLQAQRANVEAQEVALLAERERLMQDGHRQRGLEEELRRLQSEHDRAQMLLAEVSRERGELQGERGELRGRLARLELERAQLEMQSQQLRESNQQLDLSACRLTTQCELLTQLRSAQEEENRQLLAEVQALSRENRELLERSLESRDHLHREQREYLDQLNALRREKQKLVEKIMDQYRVLEPGPLPRTKVPFTGPHATGPELPLPAG; via the exons ATGGAGAGAGGCAAGGGGCCTAGACTCAGAGATTTTCTGAGTGGGAGCCTGGCCACCTGG GCCCTGGGActggcagggctggtgggggaggTGGAGGAGCCAGCAgaaacagaggaggaggaggaggaggaaggggaggaagagggagagaggcccTTTTGCCCAGAGAAGCGCTTCCTGCGGCTCAGCGATGGGGCCCTGCTCCTCCGGGTGTTAGGCATAGT TGCCCCCAGTTCCCGAGGGGGATCTCAGATGGTCAGAGGCCATGACGGACCTGCAGCCTGGCGGGTGTGGAACCTGAGCCACCTGTGGGGCCGGCTAAGGGACTTTTACCAG GAGGAGCTGCAGCTGCTGATCCTGTCGCCACCCCCAGACCTTCAGACGCTGGGATTTGACCCCCTCTCAG AGGAGGCAGTGGAGGAGCTGGAAGGCATACTTCGGCTGCTGTTGGGGGCCTCTGTGCag TGCGAGCACCGGGAACTCTTCATCCGCCACATCCAGGGTCTCAGCCTGGAGGTCCAGAGTGAGCTGGCCACCACCATCCAGGAG GTGACCCAGCCTGGGGCCGGTGTGGTGCTGGCGCTGGCTGGACCCGATCCTGGGGAACTAGGGACTTTTGAGCTGGAGATGCAGTCCCGGAGTCTGATGGGGACACTGTCGAAGCTGGTGCGGGAGCGTGATCTGGGGGCCCAG CGCCTGGCCGAACTGCTGCTGGAGCGGGAACGGGCCCCCTTGCCGGCCGAGGCTCCAGCGAGGGCTCCAGGGGAGGGTCCCTCGCACCATCTGGCACTGCAGCTGGCCAATACCAAGGCTCAGCTCCGGCGCCTGCGGCAGGAGCT AGAGGAGAAGGCCGAGCTGCTGCTGGACTCCCAAGCCGAGGTGCAGGGCTTGGAGGCTGAAATTCGAAGGCTTCGCCAGGAG GCCCAGGCGTTGTCGGGACAGGCCAAGCGGGCGGAGCTGTACCGCGAGGAGGCCGAAGCGCTGCGGGAGCGGGTGGGCCGCCTGCCCCGCCTGCAGGAGGAGCTGCGGCGCTGTCGCGAGCGGCTGCAGGAGGCCGAGGCCTGCAAGGGCCAGCTGCAG GAGGAGCGGGTGCTGTCAAGGGCGCTGGAGGCCTCAAAGGCGCTGCTGGAAGAGCAACTGGAGGTTGCCAGGGAGCGCTCCGCCCGACTGCACGAAACCCAGCGGGAGAACCTGCTGCTGCGCACCCGGCTGGGCGAGGCCCACGCG GAGCTGGGCTCTCTGCAGCATCAGGTGGACCAGCTAGTGCAGGAGAACGTGGAGCTGGAGTTGGAGCTTCGGAGGAGCCTGGagccacctcctcctccaggcTCTCCTGTGGAGG CACTCCTGCTGGGAGCAGCGCCCTCTCTGCAAGATGAGGtgagggaggcagaggctgggcgGCTGCGGACAGTGGAGCGGGAGAACCAGGAGCTCCGAGGCCTGCTTCATGTGCTACAGAGGCAGCTGGAGGGCCAG TGTCCCCTGCTGGAGGAGCAGAGCAAGGACTCCATGCTTCCTGTGCTTGATGCCTCTCCAGGGACTccactggcctcagaccacagccCACAAGGCTTGGTTTACCAGACAGAGGGTGAAGGCACCCAGACCCTGGATCTTGCTCCCTGTGCATCAGATTCAGCCCTCAAGTGGTCATCATCTGAGTGTCCCCTGGCATCTGATTCAGACCAGGAGGTGATGGAGGCTGCCCTAGCTGCCCAGACCTCAGACATAACCCAAGACTCAGACACTCCTGAGGAGACACAGAAGTCCCTGGAGAAGACTGGCCACAGAGCTTCTGTCCAGACCTCCCTGTCCATGACCTCACCTGAGAGTCCAGAGATCACAACTGAGGTGCAGCCTGTGCTGGGAGAAGAGACTGGAGACAGAAAGGCTTCTCAAGGAACGTCAGCACCTGAGGCCCAGCAGGGCCCCAAACACAAGCCTGGATCCTCAGAGCTCAACCCCCAGCTTCCTCTGGAGGAACAGGAGACTCTGGACCAGGGGCTGGACTTGTCCAAGCGACAGACAGAGGCTGGAAGGCATGAACACAGGCTAGAGGGGATGGTTGGGGAGTTGGCCCCTCAAAAACCACAACAGAAGTTGGAAGGAGTTTCTGATGTTCAGGCCTTGGAGGAGCCAATCACGGGGGGGACCCTGGCCAGTGGTTGCCCCGAGCAGGAGGACCTCAGGGAGGAGGTGATGCGGCTGAGGAGAGAGGCTGTGGTTCTTGGGGCTGAGCTGGAAGCCCAGGCCCAGAGGCTGGAGACCAGAGGTGCAGAGGTTGCGCGCCTCTCAGAAGAGCTGGGCCAAGTGCGGAGGACAGAGGCTGAGGCCCACCAGGAGGCAGAGGCCCAGGCCCGAGAGCTGGCCCGACTGCGGGAGGCAGTGGAGGCAGCTGGCCGGGAGCTAGAGGCTGTGTCCAGGGAGCGGGAGGCCCTGGCAGAGGCGTTGGCAGCAGCAGGCCGGGAGCGGAGGCAGTGGGAGCGAGAAGGTCCCAGGTTGCGGGCCCAAGCAGAGGCTGCTGAACAGCGGATtcaggtgctggagatggagggcCGAGGCCACCTGGAGGAGGCTGAAAGTGAGCGCCGGGAGAAGCAAGCCCTCGGGGAG GAGCTGGAGAAGGCTGTGGTGCGGGGCCAGGAGCTGGGGGCCcggctggagcatctgcagcggGAGCTGGAACGGGCAGCCCAGGAGCGCCAGGAGTTTCTTCGAGAACAGGAGAGCCAGCATCAGAG GTACCTGGGCCTGGAGCAGCGACTGGAAGCTGAGCTGCAAGCAGCAGAGACCAGCAAGGAGGAGGCACTGATGGAGCTCAAGACCCGGGCCCTGCAGCTGGAAGAGGAGCTGTTGCAG CTGCGCCGGGGCCCTGGAGGACAGGGGCCCGAGGGCCAGGCTGAGCCTCAGACCATGATGACCCAGAGTGGGCGGCTTATCGAGGTGGAGCGAAGT AATGCGACCCTGGTGGCTGAGAAGGCGGCTCTGCAGGGGCAGCTGCAGCACCTGGAGGGGCAGCTGGGGAACCTGCAGGGCCGGGCGCAGGAGCTGCTGCTGCAGAGTCAGCGGGCACAGGAGTACAGCAGCCGCCTGCAG GCCGAGAAGTCAGTGATGGAGATTCAGGGCCAGGAGCTGCACAGGAAGCTGGGGGTGCTGGAGGAGGAGGTGCGGGCAGCACGGCAGGCCCAGGAGGAGACCCGAGGGCAGCAGCAGGCTCTGCTGCGGGACCATGAGGCCCTGGCACAGCTGCAGCGACGGCAGGAGACTGAGCTAGAGGGACTACTGGTGCGACACCGAGACCTGAAGGCTAACATGCGCACCCTGGAGCTGGCCCACCGGGAGCTGCAGGGCCG GCACGAGCAGCTGCAGGCCCAGCGGGCCAACGTGGAGGCGCAGGAGGTGGCCCTGCTGGCAGAGCGTGAACGCCTGATGCAGGATGGACATCGGCAGCGGGGTCTGGAGGAGGAGCTACGGAGACTGCAGAGTGAGCACGACAG AGCCCAGATGCTCCTGGCGGAGGTGTCCCGGGAGCGAGGGGAGCTGCAGGGCGAACGTGGGGAGCTGCGGGGCCGCCTTGCACGGTTGGAGCTGGAGCGGGCACAGCTGGAGATGCAGAGCCAGCAGCTTCGTGAATCCAACCAGCAGCTGGACCTGAGCGCCTGCCGGCTGACCACACAGTGTGAG CTGCTGACGCAGCTGCGGAGTGCCCAAGAGGAGGAGAACCGCCAGCTGTTGGCcgaggtgcaggccctgagtcgGGAGAACCGGGAGCTGCTGGAGCGTAGTCTGGAGAGTCGCGATCACCTGCATCGCGAACAGCGCGAGTACCT gGACCAGCTTAACGCCCTGCGTCGTGAGAAACAGAAGCTGGTGGAGAAGATAATGGACCAGTATCGAGTGCTGGAGCCTGGGCCCCTGCCCCGGACCAA GGTCCCCTTCACCGGCCCCCATGCGACGGGCCCAGAGCTCCCTCTGCCTGCAGGATGA
- the Ccdc88b gene encoding coiled-coil domain-containing protein 88B isoform X3 yields MVRGHDGPAAWRVWNLSHLWGRLRDFYQEELQLLILSPPPDLQTLGFDPLSEEAVEELEGILRLLLGASVQCEHRELFIRHIQGLSLEVQSELATTIQEVTQPGAGVVLALAGPDPGELGTFELEMQSRSLMGTLSKLVRERDLGAQRLAELLLERERAPLPAEAPARAPGEGPSHHLALQLANTKAQLRRLRQELEEKAELLLDSQAEVQGLEAEIRRLRQEAQALSGQAKRAELYREEAEALRERVGRLPRLQEELRRCRERLQEAEACKGQLQEERVLSRALEASKALLEEQLEVARERSARLHETQRENLLLRTRLGEAHAELGSLQHQVDQLVQENVELELELRRSLEPPPPPGSPVEALLLGAAPSLQDEVREAEAGRLRTVERENQELRGLLHVLQRQLEGQCPLLEEQSKDSMLPVLDASPGTPLASDHSPQGLVYQTEGEGTQTLDLAPCASDSALKWSSSECPLASDSDQEVMEAALAAQTSDITQDSDTPEETQKSLEKTGHRASVQTSLSMTSPESPEITTEVQPVLGEETGDRKASQGTSAPEAQQGPKHKPGSSELNPQLPLEEQETLDQGLDLSKRQTEAGRHEHRLEGMVGELAPQKPQQKLEGVSDVQALEEPITGGTLASGCPEQEDLREEVMRLRREAVVLGAELEAQAQRLETRGAEVARLSEELGQVRRTEAEAHQEAEAQARELARLREAVEAAGRELEAVSREREALAEALAAAGRERRQWEREGPRLRAQAEAAEQRIQVLEMEGRGHLEEAESERREKQALGEELEKAVVRGQELGARLEHLQRELERAAQERQEFLREQESQHQRYLGLEQRLEAELQAAETSKEEALMELKTRALQLEEELLQLRRGPGGQGPEGQAEPQTMMTQSGRLIEVERSNATLVAEKAALQGQLQHLEGQLGNLQGRAQELLLQSQRAQEYSSRLQAEKSVMEIQGQELHRKLGVLEEEVRAARQAQEETRGQQQALLRDHEALAQLQRRQETELEGLLVRHRDLKANMRTLELAHRELQGRHEQLQAQRANVEAQEVALLAERERLMQDGHRQRGLEEELRRLQSEHDRAQMLLAEVSRERGELQGERGELRGRLARLELERAQLEMQSQQLRESNQQLDLSACRLTTQCELLTQLRSAQEEENRQLLAEVQALSRENRELLERSLESRDHLHREQREYLDQLNALRREKQKLVEKIMDQYRVLEPGPLPRTKKGSWLADKGPLHRPPCDGPRAPSACRMRPWQVGSGGNSVRGSLWGEARNHLALGTRPDNDSDSAGQAPWEHPVPMAKDLAWNGTVPLRPSRNMKQMPRERALRSRNPRNVSSPLPSASDATRTGTLGVQSSRHWSVNCGPRQPKASGSHGAQGESLDKEARTTRTPTARTIAPRWSWGKLVNRGDGRVTPGWGSGSAIRPLVRRWSLGDAPTAGWQKRQESPLPSSDWEPRPIPWGR; encoded by the exons ATGGTCAGAGGCCATGACGGACCTGCAGCCTGGCGGGTGTGGAACCTGAGCCACCTGTGGGGCCGGCTAAGGGACTTTTACCAG GAGGAGCTGCAGCTGCTGATCCTGTCGCCACCCCCAGACCTTCAGACGCTGGGATTTGACCCCCTCTCAG AGGAGGCAGTGGAGGAGCTGGAAGGCATACTTCGGCTGCTGTTGGGGGCCTCTGTGCag TGCGAGCACCGGGAACTCTTCATCCGCCACATCCAGGGTCTCAGCCTGGAGGTCCAGAGTGAGCTGGCCACCACCATCCAGGAG GTGACCCAGCCTGGGGCCGGTGTGGTGCTGGCGCTGGCTGGACCCGATCCTGGGGAACTAGGGACTTTTGAGCTGGAGATGCAGTCCCGGAGTCTGATGGGGACACTGTCGAAGCTGGTGCGGGAGCGTGATCTGGGGGCCCAG CGCCTGGCCGAACTGCTGCTGGAGCGGGAACGGGCCCCCTTGCCGGCCGAGGCTCCAGCGAGGGCTCCAGGGGAGGGTCCCTCGCACCATCTGGCACTGCAGCTGGCCAATACCAAGGCTCAGCTCCGGCGCCTGCGGCAGGAGCT AGAGGAGAAGGCCGAGCTGCTGCTGGACTCCCAAGCCGAGGTGCAGGGCTTGGAGGCTGAAATTCGAAGGCTTCGCCAGGAG GCCCAGGCGTTGTCGGGACAGGCCAAGCGGGCGGAGCTGTACCGCGAGGAGGCCGAAGCGCTGCGGGAGCGGGTGGGCCGCCTGCCCCGCCTGCAGGAGGAGCTGCGGCGCTGTCGCGAGCGGCTGCAGGAGGCCGAGGCCTGCAAGGGCCAGCTGCAG GAGGAGCGGGTGCTGTCAAGGGCGCTGGAGGCCTCAAAGGCGCTGCTGGAAGAGCAACTGGAGGTTGCCAGGGAGCGCTCCGCCCGACTGCACGAAACCCAGCGGGAGAACCTGCTGCTGCGCACCCGGCTGGGCGAGGCCCACGCG GAGCTGGGCTCTCTGCAGCATCAGGTGGACCAGCTAGTGCAGGAGAACGTGGAGCTGGAGTTGGAGCTTCGGAGGAGCCTGGagccacctcctcctccaggcTCTCCTGTGGAGG CACTCCTGCTGGGAGCAGCGCCCTCTCTGCAAGATGAGGtgagggaggcagaggctgggcgGCTGCGGACAGTGGAGCGGGAGAACCAGGAGCTCCGAGGCCTGCTTCATGTGCTACAGAGGCAGCTGGAGGGCCAG TGTCCCCTGCTGGAGGAGCAGAGCAAGGACTCCATGCTTCCTGTGCTTGATGCCTCTCCAGGGACTccactggcctcagaccacagccCACAAGGCTTGGTTTACCAGACAGAGGGTGAAGGCACCCAGACCCTGGATCTTGCTCCCTGTGCATCAGATTCAGCCCTCAAGTGGTCATCATCTGAGTGTCCCCTGGCATCTGATTCAGACCAGGAGGTGATGGAGGCTGCCCTAGCTGCCCAGACCTCAGACATAACCCAAGACTCAGACACTCCTGAGGAGACACAGAAGTCCCTGGAGAAGACTGGCCACAGAGCTTCTGTCCAGACCTCCCTGTCCATGACCTCACCTGAGAGTCCAGAGATCACAACTGAGGTGCAGCCTGTGCTGGGAGAAGAGACTGGAGACAGAAAGGCTTCTCAAGGAACGTCAGCACCTGAGGCCCAGCAGGGCCCCAAACACAAGCCTGGATCCTCAGAGCTCAACCCCCAGCTTCCTCTGGAGGAACAGGAGACTCTGGACCAGGGGCTGGACTTGTCCAAGCGACAGACAGAGGCTGGAAGGCATGAACACAGGCTAGAGGGGATGGTTGGGGAGTTGGCCCCTCAAAAACCACAACAGAAGTTGGAAGGAGTTTCTGATGTTCAGGCCTTGGAGGAGCCAATCACGGGGGGGACCCTGGCCAGTGGTTGCCCCGAGCAGGAGGACCTCAGGGAGGAGGTGATGCGGCTGAGGAGAGAGGCTGTGGTTCTTGGGGCTGAGCTGGAAGCCCAGGCCCAGAGGCTGGAGACCAGAGGTGCAGAGGTTGCGCGCCTCTCAGAAGAGCTGGGCCAAGTGCGGAGGACAGAGGCTGAGGCCCACCAGGAGGCAGAGGCCCAGGCCCGAGAGCTGGCCCGACTGCGGGAGGCAGTGGAGGCAGCTGGCCGGGAGCTAGAGGCTGTGTCCAGGGAGCGGGAGGCCCTGGCAGAGGCGTTGGCAGCAGCAGGCCGGGAGCGGAGGCAGTGGGAGCGAGAAGGTCCCAGGTTGCGGGCCCAAGCAGAGGCTGCTGAACAGCGGATtcaggtgctggagatggagggcCGAGGCCACCTGGAGGAGGCTGAAAGTGAGCGCCGGGAGAAGCAAGCCCTCGGGGAG GAGCTGGAGAAGGCTGTGGTGCGGGGCCAGGAGCTGGGGGCCcggctggagcatctgcagcggGAGCTGGAACGGGCAGCCCAGGAGCGCCAGGAGTTTCTTCGAGAACAGGAGAGCCAGCATCAGAG GTACCTGGGCCTGGAGCAGCGACTGGAAGCTGAGCTGCAAGCAGCAGAGACCAGCAAGGAGGAGGCACTGATGGAGCTCAAGACCCGGGCCCTGCAGCTGGAAGAGGAGCTGTTGCAG CTGCGCCGGGGCCCTGGAGGACAGGGGCCCGAGGGCCAGGCTGAGCCTCAGACCATGATGACCCAGAGTGGGCGGCTTATCGAGGTGGAGCGAAGT AATGCGACCCTGGTGGCTGAGAAGGCGGCTCTGCAGGGGCAGCTGCAGCACCTGGAGGGGCAGCTGGGGAACCTGCAGGGCCGGGCGCAGGAGCTGCTGCTGCAGAGTCAGCGGGCACAGGAGTACAGCAGCCGCCTGCAG GCCGAGAAGTCAGTGATGGAGATTCAGGGCCAGGAGCTGCACAGGAAGCTGGGGGTGCTGGAGGAGGAGGTGCGGGCAGCACGGCAGGCCCAGGAGGAGACCCGAGGGCAGCAGCAGGCTCTGCTGCGGGACCATGAGGCCCTGGCACAGCTGCAGCGACGGCAGGAGACTGAGCTAGAGGGACTACTGGTGCGACACCGAGACCTGAAGGCTAACATGCGCACCCTGGAGCTGGCCCACCGGGAGCTGCAGGGCCG GCACGAGCAGCTGCAGGCCCAGCGGGCCAACGTGGAGGCGCAGGAGGTGGCCCTGCTGGCAGAGCGTGAACGCCTGATGCAGGATGGACATCGGCAGCGGGGTCTGGAGGAGGAGCTACGGAGACTGCAGAGTGAGCACGACAG AGCCCAGATGCTCCTGGCGGAGGTGTCCCGGGAGCGAGGGGAGCTGCAGGGCGAACGTGGGGAGCTGCGGGGCCGCCTTGCACGGTTGGAGCTGGAGCGGGCACAGCTGGAGATGCAGAGCCAGCAGCTTCGTGAATCCAACCAGCAGCTGGACCTGAGCGCCTGCCGGCTGACCACACAGTGTGAG CTGCTGACGCAGCTGCGGAGTGCCCAAGAGGAGGAGAACCGCCAGCTGTTGGCcgaggtgcaggccctgagtcgGGAGAACCGGGAGCTGCTGGAGCGTAGTCTGGAGAGTCGCGATCACCTGCATCGCGAACAGCGCGAGTACCT gGACCAGCTTAACGCCCTGCGTCGTGAGAAACAGAAGCTGGTGGAGAAGATAATGGACCAGTATCGAGTGCTGGAGCCTGGGCCCCTGCCCCGGACCAA GAAGGGCAGCTGGCTGGCAGACAAG GGTCCCCTTCACCGGCCCCCATGCGACGGGCCCAGAGCTCCCTCTGCCTGCAGGATGAGACCCTGGCAGGTGGGCAGCGGCGGAAACTCAGTTCGAGGTTCCCTGTGGGGCGAAGCTCGGAATCATTTAGCCCTGGGGACACGCCCCGACAACGATTCCGACAGCGCCGGCCAGGCCCCCTGGGAGCACCCGGTGCCCATGGCAAAG GATCTGGCGTGGAATGGGACGGTTCCACTGAGACCCTCCAGGAACATGAAACAGATGCCAAGGGAGAGG GCCTTGAGGAGCCGGAACCCGAGAAACGtctcctcaccccttccctcaGCCAGTGACGCCACAAGGACAGGGACCTTGGGAGTACAGTCCTCTCGCCACTGGAGTGTCAACTGTGGCCCCAGGCAGCCCAAGGCCTCAGGGAGCCATGGTGCCCAAGGGGAATCCTTGGACAAAGAAGCCCGGACCACCAGAACCCCCACAGCCCGCACCATTGCCCCAAGATGGAGCTGGGGAAAGCTTGTGAACAGGGGGGATGGGCGAGTGACTCCTGGCTGGGGCTCTGGCTCTGCCATACGGCCATTAGTGAGGAGGTGGTCTCTGGGGGATGCCCCAACTGCAGGCTGGCAGAAGCGGCAAGAGAGCCCCTTGCCCAGTTCAGACTGGGAGCCAAGGCCCATTCCCTGGGGTCGGTGA